DNA from Daucus carota subsp. sativus chromosome 1, DH1 v3.0, whole genome shotgun sequence:
GACAAACCTCCCGTCCCCAAGGTAAATAAGTTAAGCAGTTATTAAGTTATTactgtatttattttaagccaaaaagggaaaaaaaaaactatttactGTACTTATATATAGGCTCTACTTGTTGAAGCTGGGGATCAGTTGGTTTCCTTTTTTCTTCTTTAGAAGTGTTGACATTCAAAAGTTCACatcttatattttttagtaCTTGAGCTAGGCATCAACAATGGCAGATGAAAAAAATGAGTTTCAAGAAGAGGAAATGTGGAGTGTAGCTTCAAAGGGGAAGCAAAGGAAAGGAGCTTTCAGCTTTAAGAAAAAGAAATCtttgatttcttcttcttctactTCTTGTTTATCAACTGCATGGCACTCACCTTTGCCTTCTACACCCAAAATGATGATTCCAAAGGCTAAAAATGTGGTAAATGAAGGTGATAATCTAGCTGGTCAGCAATACTCAGCCCCAATGAAAATACCAGGTCACTATGGTGGTAAAGATGCAATGAAGAAtggaaatgagtatgatggtgagaatgatgatgatgatgaagaagaagatggaGAGATGATACCTCCTCATGAATACATAGCAAAGAAGATGGAAAGGACAAGAATTGCTTCACATTCCATGTGTGAAGGAGTTGGAAGGACTTTGAAAGGGAGAGATCTTTGCAATCTGAGAAATGCAATTTTGTCACAA
Protein-coding regions in this window:
- the LOC108205129 gene encoding protein S40-7-like → MADEKNEFQEEEMWSVASKGKQRKGAFSFKKKKSLISSSSTSCLSTAWHSPLPSTPKMMIPKAKNVVNEGDNLAGQQYSAPMKIPGHYGGKDAMKNGNEYDGENDDDDEEEDGEMIPPHEYIAKKMERTRIASHSMCEGVGRTLKGRDLCNLRNAILSQTGFLEK